The Lycium ferocissimum isolate CSIRO_LF1 chromosome 8, AGI_CSIRO_Lferr_CH_V1, whole genome shotgun sequence DNA segment CAAAAGACTATACAAAAACCAAAATCTTCGAAACTATTTAAATACAAAGAATCTAcaacatgaaagaaaaatacCATTTATAAAAAGAACTTGCTGTCCCAGGATTATAATCCTGTGACTAATTTATCTCATCTcttgggactaatttatcccatctaggagataggataaaataatcccaagattAATGGGATATATCATCTTTAAGTTTGGGATGCACTTTATACTTtatttggtacaaggtataaatttattctaGGATATATTTATATcttctaccaaacatgataCAAAATTAATCCCACAGTTAGtactgggatatcccagctaaTACcgtgtaccaaacgacccctaagttcCCCCAAAATAACTTAATATCTAATTAAAAGGAAAGTCTATTTTCCTACTCTTCAATAGGATCTCTTCTCATTTGTGACGACTCCATATTTTGAAGAAGTCCATCATCATTAACCAAcgtggaagaagaagaagaagaattccaTAACCTTCTTTCTTGGAGTGAATTGTTagttgaaaatatggaggaatCCCCATAATAAGTACTTCCTCCGCTATTACCACCACCAATGGTGCTACCGTAGGTAGCGGTTCGTGGCAAAACACCGACGTACCCACGAGGCATCACGGGGCACGGATGTGTGTGAGTACCTTCGTAAGTTGTAACAACTATTGAAGGATCTTGAATTGATCTTTCCACTCTCTTCTTCACACCACATGATGTAGTTGTGCAACGATGGTAGCTCCTGCATGCACAAGAGATTAATGAATTTCACACTTGCATTTTAGTAGTAACAAAACATAGACTAgatacttgaagaaaaaaagtactccctcaatcccaatttaagtgtcttactttcctttttggtctattaaaaaaagagtgtctctttctatatgTAGTAAGTTTTTCAATTCCAAGGCAAGTTTAggaccacaaaatttaaaaaactacacacatttttaatttaagaccacaaaatttaaaaatctccTTTTGTAGATTCCATGTCCAGCCAATTTAAGACACTTGAGGGGGAGTAATATTTCGgaagcaagaaagaaaaatttccCATTAATCTGACACATAACAGAGTTTTAAAAAGATAGAAATTTTGCACATATCAAAACTTTCCATAAAATGTGTGATTTTAAATAAGTCATGGCATTATTTATCATGATTATGGATAATACTGAAGAGTGTTTGAATATAAATAATGTGCAATTCTTTCCAAATAAGATTAGAAATGAAAGAGTATCATATCAAATGAAAGAAACACAGTAGCAAGTTTTTAATAATAGTTCTAAGTTATATACATTGTCAGTGTaagaaaatttaatttgttCCTGGTCTGGCGTTTGCCAAAGATAATTCTTGGCTAGACGGCCGACACATATTGGCTAGTGCCGCCCGCCGACAACAGAAGCTACTTGATTCTCTACCAGGACTGTAAAAGCTCTAATATCATGTTAAATTAGGCCTTGGGCGTAACTcacaccccaaaagctagctcaaatGGGGGATAATTGCCCGAGCCTTATAAGGAGGTCAAGGTTCTCATTCGTCACCGATAAATTCTCTTCACaacaccacccacccccctccccccccccccgggttCTCACCGATATATTCTCTTCCTCTTAGCATGATTATTTTTCATGCATACATCATTGGTCTAGCGTTTGCCAGCATAATTCTTGGCTAGACGGCCAACACATATTGGCTAGTGCCGCCCGCCGGCAACAGAAGCTATTTGATTCTCTACCAGGACTGTAAAAGCTCTAATATCATGTTAAATTAGGCCTTGGGCGTAACTcacaccccaaaagctagctcaaaggGAGGATAATTGCCCGAGCCTTATAAAGAGGTCAGGGTTCTCATCCGTCACCGATAAATTCTCTTcacaacaccccccccccccccgtgtTCTCACCGATATATTCTCTTTCCTTAGCATGATTATTTTTGATGCATACATCATTGGTCTAGCGTTTGCCAAAGATAATTCTTGGCTAGACGGCCGACACATATTGGCTAGTGCCGCCCACCTGCAACAGAAGCTATTTGATTCTCTACCAAGACTGTAAAAGCTCTGATATCATGTTAAATTAGGCCATGGGCCGAACTcacaccccaaaagctagctcaaaggGAGGATAATTGCCCGAGCCTTATAAGGAGGTCAGGGTTCTCATCTGTCACTGACATATTCttcacaaccccccccccccccccccaatacCCAGATCTGGACATTTTTTTTATCTGGGGTCACTGTCCGATCTAGAGCGTGCACATTCATGGACCAGAGGCATTTTCACCCCCAACAATCCGGAACCGGTCAATTGGTCTTGGCCATTctaccaaccccaccccaccccccttTTCGAGGGGGCCCACATTGGATGTGGCCTAGGCTTGCCTCTGATACCATGTCAAATTAGGCTTGGGCCTAACTcacaccccaaaagctagctcaaaggGAAGAGGATTGCCCAAGTCTTGTAAGGAGCCCAGAGTTCTTGTTTGTCCTCGATGTGATATATTCTCTTCACCGGTTTACATTTATCTATTTTTGTCGCATCTGACATGTCTCATTCTTAAGATTACAAATCTCATAGTTTAAGGATGTTTACACGAAAATGTTCTTTGGGTAACCTGATGCAGAAAAAACTTCTTTACATAACCAATACATATGTATAGCTAAAATTCAATCGATAACATATACTGATAATGTATATGACTTAAATTCTTTTTCGATCAATAAATTGACTTGCTTAGAGCCTAAGACATGCATAAGCAAATACTGAAACATTTCCCCCGTTTGTATGTTTACATGTAAGTGTGAATGTACCTTGGAAAGGGACTTTTTTTAACTGCTTTCTGGCCGTATTTCCTCCATCTAAAACCATCATCCAAATGATCAATTTCACTCTTCGTCATGAATGCAAATCTTGGCtgtctttccttcttttggttCTTCTTAATAGGTTTTAACCTAAACAAACAAAAACCCATATCACTTTTTGCCCAAAGGGACATCAAATGAACTAGTATATATAAATTGATAAATGAAAAACTCAGAAAGCAACTTAAATAATTAGATGGTGCATATAACAGAACCCAGTTAAACCAGGCTTCAATCCAATAGGATTTGTTAGTTTAAACTGCTGAAGAtataggttaaaaaaaaaaaaaagagagacgTCCTTCCAGATACTCCATAATGTAGAAGATGTCCGCTCTTGAcattttaaacttttagatgagCTGGTTGCATATAGTAGTTTAACATTTTCTCAAAAAGTACTTTCACGAGATTGACCCATAAAAAGTGAGAAGTATTAAGTAAATCGAAGTGTAAAAGAATCTGCGCACGTGAAGGGGGAGCTAGgtcacaacaactacaacatacccaatgtaatcctCACAAGTGGGGtggagtgtacgcagaccttaccccaaGTAAATAAAAGTAAGCTCTCAATAACATCTCAACCTTTTACATGAGGTTCAACAAAATTAAAGCTTGCTAGTCCATTGAGTTTTCTACCTTCCTACATTTCCATCTATGTAAATTTGTTTGACTTGACactaaattcaagaaagaaataatattttgaaaaaatcgtgctcttaaacatatcataacttaacaAAAAACACTTCTCATTAAGCAGTTTTGAGTAAAATTGTTTCCAGGTTTCAAAAAAAAGTCATTCTTTTTAATCACATggactaaaaaataaatagagtcACACCTAACTATGCAGTGAGATATaaaagaagatatttttttGTCCATAAAGAAGCAAAATTTAAGCTTACTGTTTCTTGTACTTGTCTTCATCATGCTGTTTGTTTACTGTGTTAATCTGCTGATTATCATCAGTAGCTTCAGTTGATGATGAAGAAATTGATGATAAATTAGGGGTCACAGGAATATTAATCAActcatttgatgattcttgaaaTGTGGAAGTAATGATTGGAGATATTGGATTAACAATAGGTTGTGGTTCATGAGGTGGCATCAATAGCAAATCAAAAATGGAACTAGTTGTTGTACTAGTATAATCACAATCTTGATGAACATCAAACATAGTTTCTAATAACAACCCTAATGAATAATCTTTTTCAAGACTATCAAAGATGTTTGGATTATTGAGAAATGTAGAATTTCCAATTGAAGAGTACTCTGTTTCTAGATTAATTTCCTGCTCCATGAA contains these protein-coding regions:
- the LOC132066893 gene encoding probable WRKY transcription factor 48; the encoded protein is MEQEINLETEYSSIGNSTFLNNPNIFDSLEKDYSLGLLLETMFDVHQDCDYTSTTTSSIFDLLLMPPHEPQPIVNPISPIITSTFQESSNELINIPVTPNLSSISSSSTEATDDNQQINTVNKQHDEDKYKKQLKPIKKNQKKERQPRFAFMTKSEIDHLDDGFRWRKYGQKAVKKSPFPRSYHRCTTTSCGVKKRVERSIQDPSIVVTTYEGTHTHPCPVMPRGYVGVLPRTATYGSTIGGGNSGGSTYYGDSSIFSTNNSLQERRLWNSSSSSSTLVNDDGLLQNMESSQMRRDPIEE